One region of Coffea eugenioides isolate CCC68of unplaced genomic scaffold, Ceug_1.0 ScVebR1_2637;HRSCAF=3702, whole genome shotgun sequence genomic DNA includes:
- the LOC113757040 gene encoding uncharacterized protein LOC113757040, with protein MEGTRSGRGRGRGSRQPATEGATRETMPEPNPKTQIDPNVQVAAAIQRMTDLLVHVVQQQGHNPNPPVGNPGNPGNHVESEDRALERFQKFSPPKFLGGPDPDVAEQWLEKMIDIFAALHYSEERQVTFVVFQLEGAARSWWNIIRTKLEREQTPRTWVNFVREFNAKYFPPLVQEKKEDEFIRLRQGTQSVAKCES; from the coding sequence atggagggcactcgtagtggacgaggccgtggGCGCGGTAGTAGGCAACCCGCGACTGAAGGGGCTACTAGGGAAACTATGCCCGAACCAAACCCTAAAACCCAAATTGATCCCAACGTTCAagtagccgctgctatccaACGGATGACTGATCTCCTAGTACATGtcgtgcaacaacagggccacaACCCTAATCCACCTGTCGGGAATCccggaaaccccggaaaccatGTAGAGAGTGAGGATCGAGCTCTcgagaggttccaaaagttctccccaccgaAGTTTCTAGGAGGGCCTGACCCTGATGTGGCCGAACAGTGGTTAGAAAAGATGATAGACATTTTTGCTGCCCTACACTATTCGGAGGAGAGGCAGGTTACTTTTGTTGTCTTTCAACTAGAAGGGGccgcccgttcttggtggaatatcattCGAACTAAGTTGGAGAGAGAACAGACGCCAAGAACGTGGGTGAACTTCGTGAGGGAGTTCAATGCTAAGTACTTCCCGCCTTTGGTCCAGGAGAAgaaggaagacgagtttatTCGACTTCGCCAAGGCACTCAATCAGTGGCTAAGTGCGAGAGCTAG